One Cicer arietinum cultivar CDC Frontier isolate Library 1 chromosome 8, Cicar.CDCFrontier_v2.0, whole genome shotgun sequence DNA segment encodes these proteins:
- the LOC101504677 gene encoding uncharacterized protein → MKTISGTCDSSKEISLSKATKILSKFVSADNGASNVINAYLRRASEAFTELNHFHKDLKPLRSHRKSRKSHTTDDTGRVVGNSVTSVDLKSENEFGKIPKKEQNEIESGHGFHEGEMKQRKQKKEKKKDKNVEGENAKEQKQCEEIEKKISNGVKDENLGIGNPQEIEIRSKKKHEAASENVKGQEQVKEIEKKISNGVVEDENGGLVGSRDIEIRSKKRYELGSENKLNPEEVKMEQKKKKKKKKNEGVEERSEDRSGEHSKKRMKMKHESYA, encoded by the coding sequence ATGAAAACAATTTCTGGAACTTGTGATTCATCCAAAGAGATATCACTTTCAAAAGCTACCAAAATTCTCTCCAAATTTGTCTCCGCCGACAACGGTGCTTCAAATGTCATCAATGCATATCTCCGCCGTGCTTCCGAAGCTTTCACCGAGCTCAACCACTTCCACAAGGATCTTAAACCGTTGCGCTCTCATAGGAAGAGTCGCAAAAGCCATACAACAGATGACACTGGCAGAGTTGTTGGAAATTCTGTTACGAGTGTTGATTTGAAATCCGAAAACGAGTTTGGAAAAATACCTAAGAAGgaacaaaatgaaattgaatCTGGTCATGGATTCCATGAAGgagagatgaagcagagaaaacaaaaaaaggagaaaaagaagGATAAGAATGTAGAAGGTGAGAATGCAAAGGAACAAAAACAATGTGAAGAGATTGAAAAAAAGATAAGTAATGGTGTGAAGGATGAGAATTTAGGGATAGGTAATCCTCAGGAGATAGAAATTAGGTCAAAAAAGAAACACGAAGCGGCGAGTGAGAATGTGAAGGGACAAGAACAAGTGAAGGAGATAGAAAAAAAGATAAGCAATGGTGTTGTTGAGGATGAAAATGGAGGACTAGTTGGTTCTCGGGATATAGAAATTAGGTCGAAAAAGAGATACGAATTGGGGAGTGAGAATAAATTGAATCCTGAAGAGGTGAAGATGGagcaaaagaagaagaagaagaagaagaagaacgaAGGCGTTGAAGAGAGAAGTGAAGATAGGTCCGGTGAACATTCTAAGAAGAGAATGAAAATGAAGCATGAGAGTTATGCTTAA